The nucleotide window CGTCCGCGAATGGTTCGTCGATCCCACAAGACACGATGACGACCCGGATCGGTGGAAAACGTTCGGGAATCGGTTCTGCAGGAAGACTTTCCGAGAAGCGTGCTCAGGCGATCACTCGGGGTCGAGGGCATGGAGCGCCTCGTCCACAAAACGTCCATCCACACGGATGGGTTTCCCATCAAATGAAACCGTGCCGCCACCAAACTCGGGGGTCTGAATTTGCACCAGGTCCCAATGAATCTTGGATCGATTGCCGTTGTCTGCCTCGTCGTACGCATTGCCCGGAGTCAGGTGGAAGCTGCCGGCGATTTTTTCATCGAATAGGATGTCACGCATGGGCCGCTGAATCTTCGGGTTGCAACCCAGCGACCACTCGCCGATGTACGAGGCTCCCTCGTCGGCCTGGAGGATGCGATTCAGCCGCTCCTCGTCTCCCGCATCGCATGTTGCCTTGCAAATCCTCCCTTTCTGAAATTCCAGCCGGATGCCGTCATACGCCGACCCCTGATAAATTGTCGGGGCGTTGAATCGAATAAAGCCTTCGACCGACTCCTTGAGCGGGGCAGTGAAAACCTCCCCATCCGGAATGTTCATCTCGCCAGCGCAGGGTACGACAGGAATCCCAGCAATTGAAAACCTCAGGTCGGTGTCCGGTCCCGTGATCCTCACCTCTCGGGCGGCTTCCATCAGCTGGGCGAGCGGCTTGAGGGCTTTTGCCAGCAGCGGATAATCAACATTGCAGGCTTCAAAATAAAAATCTTCGAATGCCTCGGTACTCATCCCGGCTTGTTGAGCCATTCCAGGGCCAGGCATTCGGAGGACACACCAGCGCGTCTTCTTGATGCGACGCTCGAAGTGAACGGGAGTCATGAAGTGCTGGTTGTAGAGATTCATCCGATCGGGAGGAATGTCGGCCAGTTCACTGATGTTCTCCGAGCCGCGCAGGGCGATGTAGGCTTGCACCCGATCCATGCGGAAGGCCTCGGTCTCGGCCCAGGCTCGGAGTTGAGGCTCGGTTGCCCCCCGAAGCATTTCCCGAAGAATCCTGGAGCGTTTCAGATCGACCAACGCGATTGCGCCAAGACGCCCAGCCTTGCGGACAAGCAACCGAGGCAGGGTGTCGTCATCGAGATCCACACACTCAACCAGGAGCGTTTCTCCCGGCTGTAACCGCGTCGAGTGTCGGATCAAGGTGTCTGCGAGCGTCTCCCAGCGCGGATCGGGCATGGGTGGCTCCGGCTTCAGTCGAGGAGGAAAGGTCGAAGACGACCGGGGGATTGCGAGGAGGGGCGGGCTTGTCTAAGCTGAGGCGCGGCAAGGCCGCGGTCAGGGCTCAGGTCCGACCGACCAGTAACCTCATTGTTCGAGATCAACGCGAGCGACGCAAGCGGGGGAAGATGAATGGCGGTCAATCCGTTCGACCTGACCGGCAAAGTGGCGATTGTCACCGGGGGCAATGGGGGAATCGGGCTCGGAATGGCCCGGGGACTCGCTCAAGCCGGTGCTCAGCTCGCCTTGGTCGGCCGTAACCAGGAGAAGACCACCGAGGCCGCTCGGATGCTCGCCGAAGAGACGGGAAGCCAGGTACTCCCCGTGACTGCCGACGTGTCTCAGGAAGCCGAGTGTGAGCGGATTGCACGCGAAGTCCTCAATCAGTACGGTCGCATCGACATCCTTTTCAACAACGCCGGAATCAACATTCGCAAGCCTCCTCACGAGTTGACGCTCGACGAGTGGCGGGAAGTCATCGACGTCAACCTCACGAGCGCCTTCCTGCTCTCCAAAGCGGTTTACCCAGCCATGAAAGCTGTGGGAGGCGGGAAGATCGTCAACATCGGTAGCATGACGTCCATCTTCGGCTCAGGCTTTGCACCAGCCTATGCGACCAGCAAGGGAGGGATTGTCCAACTCACCAAAAGCCAGGCATTGGCCTGGGCTTCGGACAATATCCAATGTAACGCGATCCTTCCTGGCTGGTTTGATACGGAATTGACCAAGAAAGCTCGCGTCGAAATTTCAGGATTGCACGAGCGGGTTCTCGCTCGGATTCCGACAGGACGCTGGGCAAGCCCCAACGACATGGCCGGGACCGCCGTCTGGTTGGCGAGCCCGGCCAGCGATTACGTCACCGGAATTGCGATTCCCGTCGACGGTGGTTATTCCGCGATGCTTTAATCCGAACGCTTCGGGAGGGATCAACGACGGGTTGGCGGTTCAACGGCGTCGGCGGTCTGTTGATCGGCCTCGGCCCTCTTCCCAAGATCAACATCGACCGTGAAGCCCCGAGCGAGGTTCAGCGAGAACCGGACGGTGACAGCAGACGTATCTCGCTTGGGCTCGTTGGCTGAGGATTCCTCGGTGATGGGCCGGTTCTCGTTCAGCAACTTTGAATTCGTGCTGACAGCGTATCCCTCATCAACCTGGGCTGACGGTGGAGAAACTGTGACCTGAGGAGAGGGAACCGGCTGACCGTCAACATAAGGTCGATAATCGGTTCGTTCGGCGGCTCGATCCTTTTCCGTCCGGGGATCAACCAGTTGACCATCTGTCCCGATCGCAGGTGGTAGAGTCCGACTCGGCAGCGCCGGGAGAGGCATCGGCTCAGGATTTCCTGGACGAGCCACCTCGACCGCATTCGCGGTGACAATTTCGACCGGAACAATCGGCAGCAATCCCCAGGGAGTCGCCGCCAGCGCCGAGGGCACCTGGCCAGGCTGGATCGTCACTCGCATCGCATCGGCCGTCGAGGAGCGGGGGGGCTGAGCAACCAGCGTCGGTGTGGGATCCATTCCAGGTGGCCCTGCGGACACCAACTCTTGCTTTACCTGACGAACCCCGGGATCGGTAGGATGAACCTCGGATGAGGCCTCTGCGGTCCGCATTGAGATCAGGAGAAGACGCTCTCGGAGTTGAGACTGACCGTCACCCGAGTTTTCGGACTTCACCCCAAGGCTTAACACGAGGCCGTGAGCGGACGGAAGGAGCCACTCGCCACCCATTTCGCGATGCGTAACTTCGGGAATTTGGACCCGAAAGTTTGCCTGATCCTCCTTACCAATCGTCGCGGTTGTCTCGACTTCGTGGACGGCGACGACTCGCGTATCCATGACCTCGACCTTCAGCAACACCCCCTCCGGCTGGGGAAGTCCAACCAGGCGAAGTTGCGATCCATCATCAACCGGTACAATGACCGGACGAGGCCCCGGCGTCTCGCCGGAGGTTGCGGGAGTTGATTCAGGAAGTTCCGCGTGCACCACGAAATGACGGGTGGAGCATGTTCCGATGATGGCAGGCATGCCAAAGGAGGCGACCACTGCTGGAGCGTTGACCACCTTCGCCCGAGGCGCGGAGGTGAATTGGCGGCTCATCTCGGCAAGCGTTTCGAGTTCGGCAACCCAAGCCGAACAGCCTGCACGGTGCCCGCCAAAATGAAGCCGAGTTTGGTAGGCTTCTCGCCAACTGATCGCTTCACAGTCGATCTGACGCACCTCGAAGGAGATCATCCCTGCCGGGACCTCGCCGGAGACCGGCGCAGCCGCGGGACCGACGAGGAGGAGTGGGATCGCAAGGAGAACGTTCATGCAAGAACCCCCTTCCGTGAAGGTCCGAAAGTCCGAAACACCGCGAAGATAGGACAGCGGAACCTAGCACGACTCTGCTTCGTCGTCAATTGCAGGCTAGCCAGTGTCGGCCAGGCGCCTTCGGACCGAACGGGTTCACCTCGCCGAGAGACGCTCCAGAGAGGTTTCGTTCCTGCACGGAGAGGACGACCACCTTGCGAGACCGACCTCACAATCAACGGAACATTTAGGCAAAAAGTTTCATCGATATGAAGAAACTTTCAACTCGACCAGGACTGCTCAAATGAATTTGACTGAACCAATCACGCCGAACTGGGTCCGTGATGCCGTGTTTTATCAGATTTTCCCCGATCGTTTTGCGCAGTCGGAGCGAGTTGCAAAGCCAAGCGGCCTGAAGGGATGGGGAAGCCCTCCCACTCCACATGGATATCAGGGAGGAGATCTGCTCGGAGTCGCTGAGAACCTCGACACGCTGGTCGATCTGGGAATTAATGCCATCTACTTTACGCCAATTTTCCAGTCGGCTTCGAATCATCGATACCACACACACGATTATCTCAACGTTGACCCCATGTTAGGTGGGAATCAGGCGTTTCGAGAGTTACTCGACCGGGCCCACGATCGCGGAATGAAAATCGTGCTTGATGGGGTCTTCAACCACGCAAGCCGGGGCTTCTTTCAGTTTAACGACATCCTGGAGAACGGCTCTGATTCCGCATATACTGATTGGTTCCACGTTGAAGATTATCCGCTCTTTGCCTACGACCC belongs to Tautonia marina and includes:
- a CDS encoding aminopeptidase, whose product is MPDPRWETLADTLIRHSTRLQPGETLLVECVDLDDDTLPRLLVRKAGRLGAIALVDLKRSRILREMLRGATEPQLRAWAETEAFRMDRVQAYIALRGSENISELADIPPDRMNLYNQHFMTPVHFERRIKKTRWCVLRMPGPGMAQQAGMSTEAFEDFYFEACNVDYPLLAKALKPLAQLMEAAREVRITGPDTDLRFSIAGIPVVPCAGEMNIPDGEVFTAPLKESVEGFIRFNAPTIYQGSAYDGIRLEFQKGRICKATCDAGDEERLNRILQADEGASYIGEWSLGCNPKIQRPMRDILFDEKIAGSFHLTPGNAYDEADNGNRSKIHWDLVQIQTPEFGGGTVSFDGKPIRVDGRFVDEALHALDPE
- a CDS encoding SDR family NAD(P)-dependent oxidoreductase, giving the protein MAVNPFDLTGKVAIVTGGNGGIGLGMARGLAQAGAQLALVGRNQEKTTEAARMLAEETGSQVLPVTADVSQEAECERIAREVLNQYGRIDILFNNAGINIRKPPHELTLDEWREVIDVNLTSAFLLSKAVYPAMKAVGGGKIVNIGSMTSIFGSGFAPAYATSKGGIVQLTKSQALAWASDNIQCNAILPGWFDTELTKKARVEISGLHERVLARIPTGRWASPNDMAGTAVWLASPASDYVTGIAIPVDGGYSAML